A section of the Larus michahellis chromosome 1, bLarMic1.1, whole genome shotgun sequence genome encodes:
- the CHD1L gene encoding chromodomain-helicase-DNA-binding protein 1-like isoform X2, which produces MSALQRKYYKAILMKDLDAFESETGRKVTLQNVLIQLRKCVAHPYLFNGVEPEPFEIGDHIVEASGKLCLLDKLLSFLYAGGHRVLLFSQMTQLLDILQDYMDYRGYSYERLDGSVRGEERHLAVKNFGQQPIFIFLLSTRAGGVGMNLTAADTVIFTDSDFNPQNDLQAIARAHRIGQNKPVKIIRLIGRDTIEEIIYRRAASKLRLTNAIVEGGHFALGAPKPQGAAELQLSEILKFGLDKLLSSEGSTVQDVELENILGETKGGKWVMDVVLPREEESEEEDTENHMYVYEGKDYSKEPSREDKKAFDQLLDLQKALTEETSKEGRALRNKANALLTGLREQSARRKHLLSAEELEARRKKRQEAAAKRARLMEEKKKAKAEAEHKKKMAWWEANHYTSTCLPSEESDSEEEFEEDESGLNVDLDYRDADLNCIKYVMGDVTNPKAEEEDAIIVHCLDDSGRWGRGGLFTALEARSDQPKKIYEMAGKMKDLELGGTLLFPIDDKKSRKKGQDLLALIVAQHRDRSNNLSGIKLSALEKGLKKIYLAAKKRNATVHLPRIGYATKGFNWYGTERLIRKYLATRGIPTLIYYFPRNKGSSSDSQPYSSSMTASKP; this is translated from the exons ATGCATTTGAAAGTGAAACAGGAAGGAAGGTTACACTTCAGAATGTCTTAATTCAGCTTCGGAAGTGTGTTGCCCACCCATACCTTTTCAATG GTGTTGAGCCAGAACCCTTTGAGATTGGAGACCACATTGTTGAAGCCAGTGGCAAGCTGTGTTTGTTGGATAAGCTCCTTTCATTCTTGTATGCTGG TGGCCACCGTGTCTTGCTCTTTTCTCAGATGACTCAACTGCTTGATATCCTGCAAGACTACATGGACTATAGAG GCTACAGCTACGAGCGGCTGGATGGTTCTGTTAGGGGTGAAGAGAGACACCTTGCCGTTAAGAACTTTGGTCAACAGCCCATCTTCATCTTCCTGCTGAGCACCAGAGCGG GTGGAGTTGGCATGAACCTGACAGCAGCAGATACAGTCATTTTTACCGATAGTGATTTTAATCCGCAAAATGATTTGCAAGCAATAGCAAGAGCTCACCGGATTGGGCAGAACAA GCCTGTAAAAATTATACGCTTGATTGGGCGAGATACAATTGAAGAAATAATCTACCGAAGAGCTGCTTCTAAGCTCCGTCTGACAAATGCCATTGTAGAAGGGGGTCACTTTGCTCTGGGAGCACCCAAGCCTCAGGGAGCAGCAGAGCTACAG CTGAGTGAAATCCTGAAATTTGGCTTGGATAAATTGCTGTCCTCTGAGGGGAGTACTGTACAGGATGTGGAGCTAGAAAACATCCTTGGAGAGACAAAAGGAGGGAAGTGGGTAATGGATGTTGTGCTGCCACGCGAAGAAGAGAGTGAAGAGGAGGATACAGAGA atcacATGTACGTGTATGAAGGCAAAGATTATTCAAAAGAACCCAGCAGAGAAGACAAAAAGGCATTTGATCAGCTTTTGGATCTTCAGAAAGCCTTGACTGAAGAGACCAGTAAGGAAGGGAGAGCTCTCCGGAACAAAGCAAAC GCCCTCCTCACAGGCCTCCGGGAACAGTCAGCCAGGAGGAAGCACTTGTTGAGCGCAGAGGAGCTGGAGGCTAGGAGGAAGAAGCGCCAAGAAGCTGCAGCAAAGAGAGCAAGactcatggaggaaaaaaagaaggcaaaagcagaggcagaacacaaaaaaaa gatGGCCTGGTGGGAGGCAAATCATTACACGTCTACCTGCCTTCCTTCAGAGGAAAGTGACTCTGAGGAAGAGTTTGAGGAGGATGAGTCTGGTCTGAATGTGGATTTAGATTACAGAGATGCAGATCTGAACTGTATCAAGTACGTCATGGGAGATGTCACCAACcccaaagcagaagaggaggatgcCATCATTGTCCACTGCCTAG ATGACTCTGGCCGCTGGGGAAGAGGTGGTTTATTTACAGCTCTGGAGGCTCGTTCTGATCAGCCAAAGAAAATATATGAGATGGCAGGAAAGATGAAAG ACCTGGAGTTAGGAGGAACCCTCTTGTTCCCCATTGATGataaaaaatccaggaaaaaaggACAAGACTTG TTGGCCCTGATTGTAGCTCAGCACCGGGATCGGTCCAACAACTTGTCTGGCATTAAGCTGTCTGCTTTGGAAAAGGGCCTGAAGAAGATTTATTTAGCAGCCAAGAAAAGGAATG CAACAGTGCATCTTCCACGTATCGGGTATGCAACAAAAGGTTTCAACTGGTATGGTACTGAGCGGCTCATCCGAAAATATTTGGCAACACGGGGCATCCCCACTCTAAT ATACTACTTCCCTAGGAATAAAGGCTCTTCTTCTGATTCACAACCATATTCATCTTCAATGACAGCCTCAAAGCCATGA